TCCTCGCTGCCCCGCAGCGCCTCCTCCGCGCGCTTGCGCTCGGTGATGTCGCGCACCGCGGCGCACAGCACCTTCTCGCTGCCGGACACGAGGGAGGTGAGCGTGATGTCCGCCCAGAACTCGGAACCGTCGGCCCGCCGATGCACCCACTCGAACTTCCCCGCGCCCCGACCCAAAGCATCACGGATGTGCGCGAGCGCCGCGTCGCGGGACGGGACGCCGCCGGGCTGGAACGGCGGAGAGAGGTCGTGGGGGCTCCGGCCGACGAGCTCCTCTCGGCGCATCCCGAACTGCCCGAGCGTCGCCTCGTTACAATCGGTGAAGATCCCGTCGGCGAGCAGCATGAACGCGTCCGGCGATTTCTCGAAAAGGATCCGAAACTGGCTTTCGGCCTCCTGCGGGCGCGGCTTGTCCATCGACATGGGAGCCCCCGGACGGTTCGTGCGCTACCCGAGAGATCGTCTCATCTCTCCCGTCGGACTACAAGATGGAAAACCGAAGCATCTAGCCGGGCTTGTGCGCGACGTGGATCGCCGCCGCGCCGAGGAGGACGGGCCGATGCCGCACGCCGTGAAAACCGGCCCGGACGAGCACCTCCTCGAGCTCCGCGTCGGAGTAGTACCGCGCCGCCGACTCGGCGAGGTAGGCGTACGCGCCGCGGTTTCCGGCCACGAGCCCGCAGAGCGGCCCGACGACGGCACGCATGTACGTGCGGAAACCGAAGCGCGCGACGGCCGTCCGCGGCTGGCTCGACTCGGCCGCGACGAAGCGACCGCCCGGGCGCAGCACGCGGAGGATCTCGGCGAGGTGCGACTCGGATCGCGCGTTGCGCCACGTCAGGTTCCGCAGCCCGAAGCCGATCCCCACGGCGTCGAACGACCCGTCCGGGAACGGCAGCGAGGCGGCGTCCGCGAGGGCGAACGCGATCCGCGAGGGCGCGCCGCGGGCCCGTGCCTTGAGGACCGCCTCCGCGAGCATCGGCGAAGAGAAGTCGACCGCCGCGATCGAGGCCTCGGCCGGGCACGCGCCAGCGAGCAGCACCGCGAGATCTCCGGTGCCCGTGCACAGATCGAGGACGCGGCGTGGCGCGGCGTCGAGGATCTCCGCGACCGCCAGCCTGCGCCAACGCTGGTCGAGGCCGAGCGTCGCGAGCCGGTTCACCGCGTCGTATCGACGCGGCACCCCGCCGAACATCCGCTGAAGCGGGCTGCGGCGCGCCGTCATGGTCGCGAAGCTAGGGGCGCCGGAGCGAGGTGTCAATCCGCGGACAAAAAAAACCCCGGCTCGGAGAGGCGATCCGAACCGGGGCCGCGGCAGGTCCCGGGAGGGGGACCATGGGCGCTAAGCGCTAAAAGTGATCGAAGTCCAGCTCCGCGGGCTCCTCGTCTTCCCGCTCGGAAAGGACGTCGATGTACAAGTCCTTGGCGAGATCATCGATGCACAGTTGGAACGTGCCGATCTTGCGCCGCTCGATCTGCTCGAACTCACTCCATGTGCGATAGGTTTCTCCGGTGGCCATATCGTCCTCCTGTGCTGCGTTCGGCGAATCACTTTATCCGACGATTTCCTACCTCTGCACACAATGTAGGATAATGTGTTCTCGTCTGTCAAAAAAACTTCCTCGAAATTCCTCGCGTCTCCGCCGCGTTGGGATTCTGAATTTCGAGGGAGCATGAATTGCTTTCAAGCTCGCCTGAAACTTGACAAAGAAATCGTGGACGCTGCGCCACCAAAGCATTATCTTTGATCCAGAGGTCTTTGCGATGAAACCAAATCGGGCCGTCGGTGTGATCGGGTACGGCGGCTACGTCCCCAGGTATCGCCTGGACAGCTCCGAGGTCGGCCGCGTCTGGAAGGGCGACAGCCGCCCGGCCGGTCGATCCTACAAGGCGGTCCCGGGCCCGGACGAGGACACGACCACGATCGCGATCCAGGCCGCGCGCAACGCGATGGCGATGGCGGCGATCGAGCCCGCGCTCCTGCGCGCCGTGTGGTTCGGCAGCGAGTCGAAGCCGTACGCGGTCAAGCCCACGTCCACGATCGTCGCCGACGCGATCGGCGCGCTGCCGTTCGCCAACGCGGCGGACTGGGAGTTCGCGTGCAAGCCCGGCACCGAGGCGATGCAGGCGGCGGTCGGGTTCGTGGGCAGCGGCATGGCCGAGTACGCGATGTGCGGCGGCGCGGACACCGCGCAGGCGAGGCCGGGCGATGTCCTCGAGTACCACACCGGCGCGGGCGGCGCGGCGTTCATCATCGGGCCCGGGGAGGCGTGCCTCGCGCGCTTCGAGGCGTCGACGTCGTTCGTGACGAACACGCCGGACTTCTTCCGCCGGGAGGGCCAGCCGTACCCCTCGCACGGGCAGCGGTTCACCGGCGAGCCGGCGTACTTCCACCACGTGCGCTCGTCGGTCACCGCGCTGCTCGCGGAGATCGGCGCCAGGCCCGGGGACTTCCGCTTCGCGGTGTTCCACCAGCCGAACAC
The Pseudomonadota bacterium DNA segment above includes these coding regions:
- a CDS encoding hydroxymethylglutaryl-CoA synthase, whose translation is MKPNRAVGVIGYGGYVPRYRLDSSEVGRVWKGDSRPAGRSYKAVPGPDEDTTTIAIQAARNAMAMAAIEPALLRAVWFGSESKPYAVKPTSTIVADAIGALPFANAADWEFACKPGTEAMQAAVGFVGSGMAEYAMCGGADTAQARPGDVLEYHTGAGGAAFIIGPGEACLARFEASTSFVTNTPDFFRREGQPYPSHGQRFTGEPAYFHHVRSSVTALLAEIGARPGDFRFAVFHQPNTQFPLRVADELGFTRAQVEPFVLTSEIGNTYSGAVLIAFAKALDEADAGDRILLASYGSGAGSDAFAFTVTDRLAEARRRGVPIAAYIARRREIDYATYARYRGKLRLG
- a CDS encoding ubiquinone/menaquinone biosynthesis methyltransferase, with amino-acid sequence MTARRSPLQRMFGGVPRRYDAVNRLATLGLDQRWRRLAVAEILDAAPRRVLDLCTGTGDLAVLLAGACPAEASIAAVDFSSPMLAEAVLKARARGAPSRIAFALADAASLPFPDGSFDAVGIGFGLRNLTWRNARSESHLAEILRVLRPGGRFVAAESSQPRTAVARFGFRTYMRAVVGPLCGLVAGNRGAYAYLAESAARYYSDAELEEVLVRAGFHGVRHRPVLLGAAAIHVAHKPG